The following proteins are encoded in a genomic region of Pelecanus crispus isolate bPelCri1 chromosome 26, bPelCri1.pri, whole genome shotgun sequence:
- the GLI1 gene encoding zinc finger protein GLI1: MGGDGAVGQDLGGGGQCRGLRRGAAARGLRLPAIPGAGLPGEVPGISVPPPAASHRRVVELSAAEMGMPPNERRSSATSTVSSAYTVSRRSSLVSPYLAGPCLGGEAGAMPGGAGLADGYDPISPDESRRSSDASHCGGLPGVGSLTPAQRYRLKAKYAAATGGPPPTPLPSMERVGVGGHSSLPGDYLGPAEPRFLANGLLRRHSSNDYPGYACSVPPHLVPRNGVRRASDPARTAANAHAVPKVHRFKSMGNVNVPGVGRTALQPLGGSDANLQRHVFSPRPPSISENVFLENVSIEGPGPGTESGLLEMEQYLNYPEESFPCQGTGAELQCEGLYGSAHRTTGGMQLNPGGHGDMEEGLLPSEFSLPQCQMNQHFTSMHAGSGTVPAPWDEAPQGNLEMSSGQSSVSASAAAMSGPHCHHQSTEYPLPSSCGQQPKLVSSCQDSGFSGGHRLNRLQIKSEQRYPAPAPALAPCQNAKLAGPMQPPASFGQAMNVGPGGYQSEEQAPISYVGMLSARRAQTPTMQAKEVMVRSYVQAQQALMWGEQLASKGGEAGMGLGSEPGQCQAMQAPLYLSPRCSGYQTKPDHLQGLAESQHLLNAPCFNLEMVPHPPGGPKPPGHQNNLNYAGNLAQPTHPYEGVEASSRRVLRLPPARPTPEGPSNALLYHPGQGTQVQVGKGGQKLLGQTAASCGGPGHYGGSLEGLKGSSYYYLDSGEQVANSLDSLDLENTHLDFAAIVEDAETPALLPGPPSPAGGLLLPASGGANMAVGDMSSMLSTLAGESHFLNSIS, from the exons ATGGGTGGGGACGGAGCTGTGGGCCAGGACCTGG GTGGAGGTGGCCAGTGCAGAGGGTTGCGGCGTGGGGCCGCGGCAAGAGGCCTcaggct GCCAGCCATCCCTGGAGCCG gCCTGCCTGGGGAGGTGCCCGGGATCTCCGTGCCGCCGCCAGCTGCCTCGCACAGGCGCGTTGTggagctgtcagcagcagaaatggGCATGCCACCGAACGAGCGCCGGAGCAGTGCCACCAGTACCGTAAGCTCAGCCTACACCGTGAGCCGGCGCTCGTCCCTGGTGTCGCCGTACCTGGCTGGGCCGTGTCTGGGTGGTGAGGCGGGGGCAatgcccggcggggcgggcctgGCAGACGGCTATGACCCCATCTCTCCGGACGAGTCGCGACGCTCCAGTGATGCCAGCCACTGTGGAGGGCTGCCGGGTGTGGGCAGCCTTACCCCGGCCCAGCGCTACCGTCTCAAGGCCAAATACGCTGCAGCTACAGGTGGCCCACCGCCAACCCCGCTGCCCAGCATGGAGCGGGTGGGCGTGGGTGGCCACAGCAGCTTACCTGGGGACTACCTTGGGCCAGCCGAACCCCGCTTCCTTGCAAACGGTTTGCTGCGTAGGCACAGTTCCAATGACTACCCTGGCTATGCGTGCAGCGTTCCCCCTCACCTGGTGCCTCGGAATGGCGTGCGGCGGGCCAGTGACCCTGCCCGGACCGCGGCCAACGCTCACGCTGTGCCCAAGGTGCATCGTTTTAAGAGCATGGGTAACGTGAACGTGCCAGGAGTGGGCAGAACTGCTCTGCAGCCCTTGGGCGGTTCTGATGCCAACCTTCAGCGCCACGTCTTCTCCCCACGCCCGCCCAGCATCAGTGAGAATGTCTTCCTGGAGAATGTGAGCATAGAGGGCCCTGGCCCAGGCACGGAGTCTGGCTTGCTAGAGATGGAGCAGTACTTGAACTACCCCGAGGAAAGCTTCCCATGTCAGGGGACGGGTGCGGAGCTCCAGTGTGAAGGCCTCTACGGCAGCGCTCACCGGACCACGGGCGGTATGCAGCTGAACCCAGGAGGGCACGGGGACATGGAGGAGGGGCTGCTTCCGTCTGAGTTCTCCCTCCCGCAGTGCCAGATGAACCAGCACTTCACGAGTATGCACGCCGGCAGCGGGACCGTGCCAGCTCCTTGGGATGAAGCTCCCCAAGGCAATCTGGAGATGAGTTCTGGGCAGTCAAGTGTcagtgcttctgctgctgccatgtCTGGGCCACACTGTCACCATCAAAGTACTGAGTACCCACTGCCCAGTTCTTGTGGGCAGCAACCCAAACTTGTGAGCTCATGCCAGGACAGTGGATTTTCTGGGGGGCACCGGCTTAACCGACTACAGATCAAATCTGAGCAGCGTTACCCAGCGCCTGCCCCAGCGCTTGCTCCCTGCCAGAATGCGAAGCTTGCTGGGCCCATGCAGCCTCCCGCATCATTTGGCCAAGCCATGAATGTAGGGCCTGGGGGTTACCAGTCCGAGGAACAGGCACCCATCAGTTACGTGGGCATGTTGAGCGCTAGAAGAGCCCAGACCCCCACCATGCAGGCCAAAGAAGTGATGGTCCGTAGCTACGTGCAGGCCCAGCAGGCTCTGATGTGGGGAGAACAACTGGCCTCCAAGGGAGGGGAGGCTGGCATGGGGCTGGGCAGTGAACCCGGGCAGTGCCAAGCCATGCAAGCGCCGCTGTACCTCAGCCCCAGGTGCTCTGGttaccaaaccaaaccagatcACCTGCAGGGTCTGGCAGAGAGCCAACACCTCCTAAATGCCCCGTGCTTCAACCTGGAGATGGTACCACACCCACCCGGTGGCCCTAAACCACCTGGTCACCAAAACAATCTGAACTATGCGGGCAACCTGGCTCAGCCGACTCATCCCTATGAGGGAGTGGAAGCCAGCTCCCGGCGTGTGCTTCGCTTgccgcctgcccgccccacCCCTGAGGGGCCCAGTAACGCCCTGCTCTATCACCCGGGCCAGGGCACACAAGTGCAGGTGGGCAAAGGTGGGCAGAAGCTGCTGGGCCAAACGGCAGCAAGCTGTGGGGGTCCCGGCCATTATGGTGGGAGCTTGGAAGGCCTCAAAGGCAGCTCATACTACTACCTGGATTCGGGGGAGCAGGTGGCCAACAGCCTGGACTCCCTGGACCTGGAGAATACGCACCTTGACTTCGCTGCCATTGTGGAAGATGCGGAGAcgcctgcactgctgcctgggccccccagccccgccggtgGCCTCCTGCTTCCCGCGTCTGGTGGTGCCAACATGGCTGTGGGTGACATGAGCTCCATGTTGAGCACTCTGGCAGGGGAGAGCCATTTCCTCAACTCCATCTCCTAA